Proteins from a single region of Mucilaginibacter daejeonensis:
- a CDS encoding ABC transporter permease: MFGNHLKIAFRSLWRNKAFSVINVLGLVLGFTVLIFIAEYIAYEWSANRDHKDLKQIYRLSFLYKDGKSNYYMPPGIGARLATDVSGVKACVRIGDNIGNGVVAVTDASGSKKVFREEKVSFTDDSFFKVFSFPLVSGSGRLNEPQTTAISQSVAQKYFGGVDAVGKVIEVNNQFGQANYTVTGVYQDMAQNSDIKADILLSFKTIESAAFRNSNDWADPNTFDSEYAFIYLLADEHADQAHLADQATQLLHQLKPDTQNDKLGLQPLSELHIAPSFNYPFQTFGSLTLMISFISVAMLVMVIAWVNYINLSTAQALNRAKDVGVRKVLGAARSQLSAQYLIETVVLTVIGLAVALLLVLCLQSTYNGILEKQLSLSIFDQWWIWAGGGAMIVTGTLIAGGYVAWVLSSFDPLVTIRSKALISIGGVSLRRGLVVFQFATSIVFIVATIVLYDQLKYMRTQDLGMNVDQRLVITGPSVINSSQIDHSLAFEADLRQLPFVKQVAASNNVPGQGYNFSAAGITNMQPAPGDDKFSYAMLIVDNDFFSTYDIKIKNGSGFSPAMLEHGWPKTKKVILNEAAVKQLRYKDDASVIGKKIKWRGDFEVVGVVKDYHHLGLHEQIKPMIFLPAVADGFFTLKIDQRDLPARIEQIRRIYQKNFPAEPFNYSFLDEVYDKQYKAEYQLGNIFIAAAGTTVFIACLGLLGLAMFAAKQRTKEIGIRKVLGASVIDLIDLISADLLKMVMIAMVIAWPVAWLIMDKWLQNFAYRIHMQWWMLVAGGALALLIALLTVSFQAMKAATLNPVNTLRNE, translated from the coding sequence ATGTTCGGGAATCATTTAAAGATCGCTTTCAGAAGCTTATGGAGAAACAAGGCTTTCTCCGTGATCAATGTACTTGGGTTGGTACTGGGCTTTACAGTACTGATCTTTATCGCTGAATATATCGCTTATGAGTGGAGCGCTAACCGTGATCACAAAGATCTGAAACAGATCTACCGACTGTCGTTCCTGTACAAAGATGGTAAAAGCAATTACTACATGCCCCCAGGTATCGGTGCCCGGCTGGCAACTGATGTGAGCGGCGTAAAAGCTTGTGTACGCATTGGCGATAATATCGGGAATGGCGTAGTGGCAGTTACCGATGCCTCAGGCAGTAAAAAGGTCTTTAGGGAGGAAAAGGTATCCTTTACTGATGATAGCTTTTTCAAGGTATTCAGTTTTCCGTTAGTGAGCGGCAGCGGACGACTGAACGAGCCACAGACAACAGCCATTTCCCAAAGCGTTGCACAGAAGTATTTTGGCGGTGTTGACGCCGTAGGCAAAGTGATCGAGGTGAATAACCAATTCGGTCAAGCCAATTATACGGTCACCGGTGTATATCAGGACATGGCTCAGAACTCAGATATCAAAGCCGATATCCTGCTTTCTTTCAAAACCATCGAAAGTGCGGCGTTCAGGAATAGTAACGACTGGGCCGACCCTAACACCTTCGACTCTGAGTACGCCTTCATCTACTTGCTTGCCGATGAACATGCGGACCAAGCTCATCTAGCTGACCAGGCCACACAATTGCTTCATCAACTAAAACCCGATACTCAAAATGATAAGCTTGGCCTTCAGCCGTTATCTGAACTACATATAGCTCCATCATTTAACTATCCATTCCAAACCTTTGGTAGTTTAACGCTAATGATATCATTCATTAGCGTGGCTATGCTGGTAATGGTCATTGCCTGGGTCAACTATATCAACTTGTCCACCGCACAGGCACTTAACCGGGCCAAAGATGTGGGCGTGCGTAAGGTATTAGGTGCGGCTCGGTCGCAGCTTAGCGCGCAGTACCTAATCGAGACCGTGGTGTTGACGGTGATCGGCCTGGCAGTGGCTTTATTGTTGGTGTTGTGCTTGCAAAGCACCTACAACGGCATCTTGGAAAAACAGCTCTCACTATCCATATTTGATCAGTGGTGGATATGGGCAGGCGGGGGTGCCATGATCGTAACAGGAACGCTCATTGCAGGTGGCTATGTGGCCTGGGTGCTCAGCTCGTTCGATCCGTTGGTCACGATCAGGAGCAAGGCGCTGATCAGTATCGGTGGCGTATCCTTGCGTCGTGGATTAGTGGTATTTCAATTCGCTACGTCCATCGTATTCATTGTGGCCACCATCGTACTGTATGATCAGCTCAAGTACATGCGCACGCAAGACCTGGGCATGAACGTAGATCAGCGCCTGGTGATCACCGGCCCGTCAGTGATCAATAGTTCGCAGATCGATCACTCGCTGGCCTTTGAGGCCGACCTGCGCCAGTTGCCTTTTGTAAAGCAGGTGGCTGCATCTAACAACGTACCCGGGCAAGGATACAATTTTTCGGCCGCAGGTATCACTAATATGCAACCTGCACCAGGGGATGATAAGTTTTCGTACGCAATGCTGATCGTTGACAACGACTTTTTTAGTACCTACGATATCAAGATCAAGAACGGCTCGGGTTTTAGCCCTGCTATGCTTGAACACGGATGGCCAAAGACCAAAAAGGTGATCCTGAACGAGGCAGCGGTGAAACAGCTCCGATACAAGGATGATGCTTCGGTGATAGGTAAAAAGATCAAATGGCGTGGCGATTTTGAGGTGGTAGGAGTGGTAAAGGACTATCATCATTTGGGTTTACACGAGCAGATCAAACCCATGATATTCTTGCCTGCCGTGGCCGATGGATTCTTCACCCTGAAAATAGATCAACGTGATCTGCCCGCAAGGATAGAGCAGATCCGTAGGATATATCAAAAGAACTTCCCCGCCGAGCCGTTCAACTATTCATTCCTGGATGAGGTTTATGACAAGCAGTACAAGGCAGAGTATCAGTTGGGAAACATCTTTATAGCGGCTGCCGGCACAACGGTTTTCATCGCCTGTTTGGGTCTGCTGGGCTTGGCTATGTTCGCGGCCAAGCAACGCACTAAAGAGATCGGTATCCGCAAGGTTTTGGGCGCAAGCGTGATCGACCTAATTGATCTGATATCGGCCGACCTGCTTAAAATGGTAATGATCGCCATGGTGATCGCATGGCCGGTGGCCTGGCTCATTATGGACAAGTGGCTGCAGAACTTTGCCTACCGCATACACATGCAGTGGTGGATGCTGGTGGCAGGAGGAGCGTTGGCACTGCTCATTGCGCTGCTGACCGTGAGTTTTCAGGCCATGAAGGCCGCTACCCTTAACCCCGTGAACACGCTTCGGAATGAGTGA
- a CDS encoding ABC transporter ATP-binding protein — protein sequence MLSLKQISKYYQVSGAKAYVLNHVDLDIDQGEFVSIMGPSGSGKSTLLNIIGMLDQPSEGYHYFLGEPVHQLKEKQRAALYKQNVGFVFQAYHLIDELTVYENIETPLLYQDVKSAERKALVADALDRFNIVGKKDLFPSQLSGGQQQLVGIARALIASPKLLLADEPTGNLNSKQGEEIMELFQKLNKEDGVTVIQVTHSEKNAQYGSRIIHLLDGKIDSSITL from the coding sequence ATGTTATCACTTAAACAAATATCAAAATATTACCAGGTAAGCGGCGCCAAGGCTTACGTATTGAACCATGTTGACCTCGACATCGATCAAGGCGAGTTCGTGTCGATCATGGGGCCGTCAGGGTCGGGCAAATCGACATTACTCAATATCATAGGCATGCTTGACCAGCCATCCGAAGGTTATCATTACTTTTTAGGAGAACCCGTACATCAATTAAAAGAGAAACAACGCGCAGCGCTTTACAAGCAAAATGTGGGCTTTGTATTTCAGGCCTATCACCTAATTGATGAACTGACGGTTTATGAGAACATAGAAACGCCACTTTTGTACCAGGATGTGAAAAGCGCCGAGCGCAAAGCTTTGGTAGCCGATGCCTTGGACCGTTTCAACATCGTTGGAAAAAAAGACCTTTTTCCTTCGCAGCTTTCGGGCGGACAGCAACAGTTGGTAGGTATCGCCCGCGCGCTGATCGCGAGCCCGAAGCTGCTTTTAGCCGATGAACCTACCGGCAACCTGAACTCTAAACAAGGCGAAGAGATCATGGAGCTTTTCCAAAAATTGAACAAGGAGGATGGGGTAACGGTGATACAGGTCACTCACTCCGAAAAGAACGCCCAATACGGATCACGCATTATTCATCTGCTTGATGGAAAGATCGATTCGTCAATTACTTTGTGA
- a CDS encoding TolC family protein — protein MERSIRQLLCDPAMRNLIFIIALTGCFVQASGQTTDTLYNLQQCIDIAIKNNLTVKKSELEMERSRIYWQQQRANLLPTFNGSVNHGISTGRSIDPFTNTYLNQQITSADYNVNANLILFNGMAIQNSIRRTSLAYQAGQMDLEQAKNDITLNVITTYLQVINNTDLLKQANSQLLVSQQQLKRLEVMNTNGAVQPSDYYDVKGQLGTDRLNTINARNSVDASKLNLLLLMNVPYTKAFNVQRLDATQLPSAEFKQTAEEVYSNALDRLPLVKASTLRRQSAEKQVKAVKGTLFPTLSLYSGIATRYSSAARRSTFIDSMEVNTGSFIKSPSGKQSVYEYQQIYRSEKIGYYDQFKNNYNTQVGIGLQIPILNAFQNRNRVALAKIDLSEARYTEAATRVQLKQNVEQAFVNMRSAFERYQVLTEQVDAFKESFRTAEIRFNAGVLNSVDFIVAKNNLNRANINLINARYDYYIRTKILDYYQGRLSF, from the coding sequence ATGGAAAGATCGATTCGTCAATTACTTTGTGATCCTGCTATGCGTAACCTGATCTTTATTATTGCCCTAACGGGATGCTTTGTGCAGGCAAGCGGTCAAACCACCGACACTTTGTACAACCTGCAGCAATGTATCGATATCGCTATCAAGAATAATCTCACCGTGAAAAAGAGTGAGTTAGAAATGGAGCGTAGTCGTATTTACTGGCAGCAGCAGCGGGCTAACTTATTACCTACTTTTAATGGATCGGTCAATCATGGCATCAGCACAGGCCGTAGTATCGACCCTTTTACCAATACCTATCTTAACCAGCAGATCACCTCTGCCGATTACAATGTTAACGCCAACCTGATCTTGTTCAACGGCATGGCCATTCAGAACAGCATTCGCCGTACCTCACTGGCTTATCAGGCCGGTCAAATGGATCTTGAGCAGGCTAAGAACGACATCACACTCAACGTGATCACCACTTATTTGCAGGTGATCAACAATACTGACCTTCTTAAACAGGCCAACAGCCAATTATTGGTATCGCAGCAGCAACTTAAACGTTTGGAGGTGATGAACACGAACGGAGCCGTTCAGCCTTCGGATTACTATGATGTAAAAGGCCAGTTAGGTACCGACCGGTTGAACACTATCAACGCCCGTAACTCAGTAGACGCCTCAAAGCTCAACCTATTGTTGTTGATGAATGTCCCATACACAAAGGCTTTCAACGTACAACGACTCGATGCTACGCAATTACCGTCTGCCGAGTTCAAGCAAACAGCAGAGGAGGTTTACAGCAACGCCTTGGACAGGCTGCCGTTAGTAAAGGCATCTACCTTGCGCCGGCAAAGTGCTGAGAAACAGGTAAAAGCCGTAAAAGGCACCCTATTTCCTACCTTATCCTTATACAGCGGCATAGCTACCAGATATTCCAGCGCGGCAAGACGTTCAACGTTCATTGACTCCATGGAGGTCAACACCGGAAGTTTCATCAAGTCGCCGTCAGGTAAGCAGTCGGTGTATGAGTATCAGCAGATCTACCGTAGTGAAAAGATCGGTTATTACGATCAGTTCAAGAACAACTACAACACCCAGGTAGGCATCGGTTTGCAAATACCGATATTGAACGCCTTTCAAAATCGCAACAGGGTAGCGCTGGCGAAGATCGATCTGAGTGAGGCCCGTTACACCGAAGCAGCCACCCGCGTACAACTGAAACAGAACGTTGAACAGGCGTTCGTAAACATGAGGTCGGCATTTGAGCGCTACCAGGTGCTCACCGAACAGGTGGATGCTTTTAAGGAAAGTTTTCGTACGGCCGAGATAAGATTCAATGCTGGAGTGCTCAATTCGGTAGACTTTATCGTAGCCAAGAACAACCTTAATCGTGCCAACATCAACCTGATCAACGCACGCTACGATTATTATATTCGCACTAAAATACTTGATTATTACCAGGGAAGGCTATCTTTTTAG
- a CDS encoding porin family protein encodes MKKLIYLTIMSLGVATLVQAQPTPQLLPQISVGIKGGANLTALPTQDRFDAEGRTGYLVGVWTRVGVVGWFIQPELYFSSKNAKFIDKNTGAENKFRVNGLDLPILVGRRFGDNGLYGRINTGPVLSFATRNKQTQDGPYNPAMLKIKSQGLQWQFGGGIDISRLSIDLRYELGLNKIKNGNESSNTRFNNFNVALAYRIFST; translated from the coding sequence ATGAAAAAATTAATTTATCTCACCATCATGAGCCTGGGTGTCGCGACCTTAGTTCAGGCACAACCTACTCCTCAGCTGCTACCACAGATCAGCGTAGGCATCAAAGGCGGCGCTAATCTTACAGCATTACCCACTCAGGATAGATTTGACGCCGAGGGCCGTACAGGCTACCTGGTAGGTGTATGGACAAGAGTTGGAGTGGTGGGTTGGTTCATTCAACCCGAGTTATATTTCTCGAGCAAGAACGCCAAATTCATTGACAAGAACACTGGCGCCGAGAACAAGTTCCGGGTAAATGGTCTGGACCTTCCTATATTGGTAGGCCGTCGTTTTGGGGATAATGGTCTCTACGGTCGTATCAACACCGGCCCAGTATTGTCCTTCGCTACGCGTAACAAGCAAACCCAAGACGGACCTTACAATCCCGCTATGCTCAAAATCAAAAGCCAGGGTCTTCAATGGCAATTTGGTGGAGGTATCGATATAAGTCGTCTGTCAATAGACCTGCGTTACGAGCTAGGTCTTAACAAGATCAAAAATGGCAATGAATCAAGCAATACGCGATTTAACAACTTCAACGTTGCACTTGCTTACCGCATTTTCTCTACCTAA
- a CDS encoding fatty acid desaturase, which translates to MAFIDNVLEKPSYGWYDVNGGLSKPSVLTIFKEFFSRLNVFKTKKNWLPFTSWMMIACLAVPFSLLLFKYLSWYTVLIAFVYSMVVMGAHGTVWYHRYCTHRAYKFRNNFWRFITQNITLKIIPEEIYVISHHVHHAKSDQPGDPYNAQGGFLYCFLADVNHQPIARNMDEHTYNRCVKLMKHTGQVSNTYEQYQRWGSLANPLRTIGGVILNWGFWYAVFFFIGGHELACTIFGAAGFWAVGVRTFNYEGHGKGEDKRREGVDYNRNDMSVNQLWPGFVAGEWHNNHHLFPKSARSGFLPHQLDLAWCYIKFLNLIGGVTEYHDSKKKFLKEYYAPQPEICSVTGKVLLKTAS; encoded by the coding sequence ATGGCATTTATCGATAATGTGTTAGAGAAGCCATCGTACGGCTGGTACGATGTGAACGGTGGTCTCTCGAAGCCGAGCGTACTCACGATCTTCAAGGAGTTCTTTTCAAGGCTTAATGTGTTCAAGACCAAAAAGAATTGGCTGCCGTTCACCAGTTGGATGATGATCGCTTGTTTGGCCGTTCCGTTCAGTTTGCTGTTGTTCAAGTATTTGAGTTGGTATACCGTTCTTATAGCCTTTGTTTATAGCATGGTGGTGATGGGTGCGCATGGCACGGTATGGTATCACCGTTATTGCACTCACCGTGCATATAAATTCCGTAACAATTTCTGGCGGTTCATCACCCAGAACATCACGCTCAAGATCATTCCTGAAGAGATATACGTGATATCGCACCATGTGCATCATGCCAAATCAGATCAGCCGGGCGATCCTTACAACGCTCAGGGGGGCTTTTTATACTGCTTTTTAGCCGACGTGAACCACCAGCCGATCGCCCGTAATATGGACGAGCATACCTACAACCGTTGCGTAAAGCTTATGAAACACACCGGACAGGTCTCGAATACCTACGAACAATATCAACGTTGGGGCTCATTAGCTAACCCGCTGCGAACCATTGGCGGCGTGATCCTCAACTGGGGTTTTTGGTACGCGGTATTCTTTTTCATCGGTGGCCACGAATTGGCTTGCACCATATTTGGCGCTGCCGGTTTTTGGGCAGTGGGTGTGCGTACCTTCAATTATGAAGGGCATGGCAAAGGGGAGGACAAGCGCCGCGAAGGAGTAGATTACAACCGTAACGATATGTCGGTGAACCAACTGTGGCCAGGCTTCGTTGCCGGTGAGTGGCACAATAATCACCACTTGTTCCCTAAAAGTGCAAGATCGGGATTTTTACCGCATCAGTTGGATCTGGCCTGGTGCTATATCAAGTTCTTGAACCTGATCGGTGGAGTGACCGAATACCACGACTCTAAAAAGAAGTTCCTTAAAGAATACTACGCTCCTCAACCAGAGATATGCAGCGTGACCGGTAAGGTACTGTTGAAGACGGCCAGTTAA
- a CDS encoding SRPBCC family protein: protein MLLKIFYVIGGLILLVLIVALFVKKDYTIEREIVIERPVAQVFDYVRYLKNQDNFSKWNMTDPGMKKAYKGTDGTVGFVYSWDSANKQVGKGEQELKNITDGQRVDMEVRFIKPFEGVASSAFTTESINAGSTKVKWSFKSEMPYPMNLARLFMNIEDMLGKDMDAGLVNLKRVLENK from the coding sequence ATGTTATTAAAGATCTTTTATGTGATCGGCGGACTCATTTTGCTCGTGCTGATCGTTGCATTATTCGTAAAAAAAGACTACACCATTGAGCGCGAGATCGTGATCGAACGCCCTGTTGCCCAGGTGTTCGACTATGTAAGATACTTGAAAAACCAGGACAACTTTAGCAAGTGGAATATGACCGATCCTGGCATGAAGAAAGCTTACAAAGGCACCGATGGAACTGTTGGTTTCGTTTACTCGTGGGACAGTGCCAACAAGCAAGTAGGCAAAGGCGAGCAGGAGCTCAAAAATATTACCGATGGGCAACGTGTGGACATGGAAGTACGTTTTATCAAACCTTTCGAAGGTGTGGCCAGCTCGGCTTTTACTACCGAAAGCATTAATGCCGGGTCGACCAAGGTTAAATGGAGTTTCAAAAGCGAGATGCCGTATCCAATGAACCTGGCCCGTTTGTTCATGAACATAGAGGACATGCTGGGTAAGGATATGGATGCAGGGCTGGTAAATTTGAAGCGCGTGTTAGAAAATAAATAA
- a CDS encoding DoxX family protein → MKRFFAPSQLPFNADLALLVLRLIVGIAFVIHGWGKIQSPTGWMGPQATMPSIFLALAAISEFGGGIALILGLLTRLAAIGLIATMAVAVYFHAFTFGDPFVASKQGGGSYELALVYLGISLLLLAIGAGRISLDKLIFGERSNVL, encoded by the coding sequence ATGAAACGTTTTTTTGCTCCTTCACAACTGCCTTTCAATGCAGATCTTGCGTTGTTGGTGTTACGCCTCATCGTAGGTATCGCCTTTGTTATTCACGGCTGGGGTAAGATCCAATCGCCTACCGGTTGGATGGGCCCGCAGGCTACCATGCCTTCTATCTTTTTGGCTTTGGCCGCTATCTCTGAATTTGGCGGCGGCATCGCACTGATCCTTGGTCTGCTGACCAGGCTGGCCGCTATCGGGTTGATCGCTACCATGGCTGTGGCAGTGTATTTTCACGCATTTACGTTTGGCGACCCTTTCGTTGCCAGTAAGCAGGGCGGAGGGTCGTACGAGTTAGCGCTGGTGTACCTTGGCATCTCCTTGTTGTTATTAGCTATAGGTGCTGGTCGTATCTCGCTCGATAAACTGATCTTTGGCGAAAGATCGAACGTGCTTTAA
- a CDS encoding VOC family protein: MLSYHEAISSFSVDDTAKAKAFYQEVLGLTVEELEMPGLLKLDLKGGQQILIYPKPDHLPASFTILNLMVDDVEAAVDELTQNGVIFERYDQPELHTDDKGIMRAHGTTIAWFKDPAGNLLALLQAS; the protein is encoded by the coding sequence ATGCTATCATACCACGAAGCCATCAGTAGTTTTTCGGTAGATGATACCGCTAAGGCCAAAGCCTTTTACCAAGAGGTGTTGGGCTTAACGGTGGAAGAACTTGAAATGCCGGGTCTGTTGAAACTCGACCTTAAAGGCGGCCAACAGATATTGATCTATCCTAAACCTGACCATTTGCCGGCCTCGTTCACGATACTCAATCTGATGGTTGATGATGTAGAAGCTGCGGTGGATGAACTAACGCAAAATGGTGTGATATTCGAACGTTACGATCAGCCTGAGCTTCATACCGACGACAAGGGGATCATGCGAGCGCATGGTACCACTATTGCGTGGTTCAAAGATCCGGCAGGGAATCTCCTGGCGCTATTACAAGCATCTTAA
- a CDS encoding cell surface protein yields the protein MFAISRSRTRIILVLSLAILLFAACKKGGEEPDNTIPTRPVTAQSSAYVTQLFDYSPAPGQFINTSSGNMDAAKGVLNGKTGLVSLGAYGGNIVLGFDHTVMNEPNKEDIIIYNNASTGYAEPGVVWVMRDSNGNGLPDDVWYELAGSATDKAGYKRDWVVYYSRPDVPTNDVPWMDGFGVKGVVKTNTYHKQPYYPEWITKNTLILEGPLLPTTNINSTNPTFITSNAFEYGYADNTPGGDKLDIANAVDNRGNKVSLRGIDFIKVQTGIAYDLGWLGELSTEIKGIADISLEKL from the coding sequence ATGTTCGCCATATCTCGATCAAGAACGAGGATAATACTGGTTCTGTCATTAGCGATACTCTTGTTCGCAGCCTGTAAAAAGGGTGGCGAAGAGCCGGACAACACCATACCAACCAGGCCGGTGACCGCGCAGAGCAGCGCCTACGTAACGCAACTTTTTGATTATTCGCCCGCCCCTGGACAATTTATCAATACCAGCAGCGGGAACATGGATGCCGCAAAAGGTGTTTTGAACGGTAAGACCGGTTTGGTAAGCCTTGGCGCTTATGGTGGCAATATCGTGCTGGGCTTTGATCACACAGTAATGAATGAGCCGAACAAAGAGGATATCATTATTTATAATAATGCTTCGACCGGTTATGCCGAACCCGGCGTGGTTTGGGTAATGCGCGATAGTAATGGTAACGGACTGCCTGATGACGTTTGGTATGAACTTGCGGGATCTGCAACTGATAAAGCGGGTTATAAACGTGACTGGGTAGTTTATTATTCGCGCCCCGACGTACCGACCAACGATGTACCCTGGATGGATGGTTTTGGTGTTAAAGGCGTGGTAAAGACCAATACGTATCACAAACAACCTTACTATCCTGAGTGGATCACTAAGAACACGTTGATATTAGAAGGTCCACTATTGCCTACCACCAACATCAACAGCACCAACCCTACCTTCATTACCAGCAATGCTTTTGAGTATGGCTATGCAGACAACACACCCGGTGGCGACAAGCTTGACATTGCTAACGCGGTCGACAACCGTGGCAACAAGGTGAGCTTACGAGGTATCGACTTTATCAAGGTGCAAACCGGGATCGCTTATGACCTGGGTTGGTTAGGCGAACTTTCGACCGAGATCAAAGGTATTGCCGACATCAGTTTGGAGAAATTATAA
- a CDS encoding YncE family protein, producing MKKPLLHLGQNIGIVVAACALLFSSCSKDDDTIYPEINSTAGVYVLNEGNYGQGNSEITYYDINKNVANKTFYKSVNGTSLGETATDLERYGNKMYCVVSGMQGAPKSFVDVMNVATGKTIKRISFNSTADGYLPRSIAFYQGKAYVSRYDGKVSRIDTATLNIEADVMLTPYLEGLAVANGKLYVANSDYLLSGKNTVSVVDLRTFTKIKDITVTQNPVRVAAAPNGDIYVISYGDYKNIPGNLDRISSLTDTKVSTGTVAGVDYGSAMAFSTRKYLLSVSDATTFAPVLKNLNLSTGTPSTNFVADDTKIGVMYGLTIDDFNDDVYIADAISFTSNVGKVICFGSNGRKKFSFETGILPQHAVFNYNYKN from the coding sequence ATGAAAAAACCTCTACTCCATCTTGGCCAGAACATCGGTATCGTTGTCGCGGCTTGTGCCCTTTTATTTAGCTCATGCAGCAAGGATGATGACACCATTTACCCTGAGATCAATAGCACTGCCGGCGTATATGTGCTTAACGAAGGTAACTATGGCCAGGGTAATAGCGAGATCACTTATTACGACATTAATAAGAACGTGGCCAACAAGACCTTTTACAAAAGCGTGAATGGCACATCCCTTGGTGAGACCGCTACTGATCTGGAGCGCTATGGTAACAAGATGTATTGCGTGGTGAGCGGCATGCAAGGTGCGCCAAAGTCGTTCGTTGATGTAATGAACGTGGCTACCGGGAAGACCATCAAACGCATTTCATTTAACTCAACTGCCGATGGTTATCTGCCACGCAGCATTGCTTTTTACCAGGGCAAAGCCTATGTATCGCGTTATGATGGCAAGGTGAGCCGTATAGATACAGCGACGCTTAATATTGAAGCTGATGTGATGCTGACCCCATACCTAGAAGGCCTGGCAGTTGCCAACGGCAAGCTATACGTGGCCAATAGCGATTATTTGCTATCGGGCAAAAACACCGTATCAGTAGTGGATTTGCGCACCTTTACCAAGATCAAAGATATTACTGTCACCCAAAACCCGGTGCGGGTAGCTGCTGCTCCTAACGGCGACATTTACGTGATCAGTTATGGTGATTATAAGAACATACCTGGTAACCTGGATCGCATCAGCAGCCTGACCGATACCAAAGTTTCTACCGGGACCGTGGCCGGTGTTGACTATGGCTCGGCAATGGCTTTCTCGACCAGGAAATACCTTTTAAGCGTAAGTGATGCCACTACCTTTGCGCCGGTTTTAAAGAACCTCAACTTAAGCACTGGCACGCCGTCGACCAACTTTGTAGCTGATGACACCAAGATCGGCGTTATGTACGGCCTGACCATCGATGATTTTAACGATGATGTTTATATAGCCGATGCCATTAGTTTTACCAGCAATGTAGGCAAGGTGATCTGCTTTGGAAGCAACGGCCGCAAAAAATTCAGTTTTGAGACCGGAATATTGCCACAACACGCAGTATTTAATTATAATTACAAAAATTAA